The Vespula vulgaris chromosome 10, iyVesVulg1.1, whole genome shotgun sequence nucleotide sequence GGATGCTCTGGCCCTTAACATATAATGCTCATCTAGGTTTATCTAATTCGATcctctattattataatacttataaaatTAAGGATTCGGATAAAcagaaacttttttataaaaattagtgTGATTGTTCTTCATTTTAGCATTTGTGATTTGAGAACGTCTCACACGCTTTTCATATAACTAATATCGTAAGATGATagtttaataatgatatccAGTTCTCGCGCATTATTAATAACcattttaacttttaaatgCTGCATGCGTTTAATTGAACGGCCTCGCGtatttaaattcgaaaataGAAACTTAAGTTCGGCCGTTGATATGACGAACCTGCATGTGCGCGTGaacttaatattaatattaacatatttcgAATCGTTACATTTTTGCCAATTCCATTGAACATATTActaaaatatagtatatacgaAAGTATATAGCGAAAGTAATGCTATAAAGAAATGGGAAAactatctaatatatatacatatacatatatatattagatagaaaaaaatatatatattcatagctttctatatgcatatacatacgtatacaagTGTACATGCATGTCGATGCATAGAGAAAGTAGATATATAGCTAAACAATTCTGCGAACTATCGTCATCTTCTTGCTAAAACTAAAACTGTGGCTCTTTAgcatgtaatttttataagattatCATTGAATGGCCGCCTTGTATATGCGAGAGTCCTTCGATCGTGCACTTAGtcacaagaaaataaaactataaaaaggATTATTTTTTCCTGAATCCTCAATGTAAGTAAAAGCAAAATCGTCaagcgaataataataataataataataataataataataataataataataataataaaaataataataataataataataataataataataataaaaaataaatcttcacTTCTGGACCTTTTGCCTTAATAACGACGATTGGGAAGGCAAAATACTTCGTTGACTTTTTCTCGGACCTAAGGAACGAAGTACGCCACTATAGATGAAAATGGACAATCAAGTTTGCAAAgttatcgttttataaattgtgcaatattttagaatactaaatgttaattaatttactaaGACATTGTTTCCAATCTCATTCGTTTAAAAACTTTAACTTCTTCATCGAATGGTATtaggtattatattattccttATATTGTCGATGTATACAGCgcggatgaaaaaaaaaaaaagaaaaaaaattaaaaaggagcGTAAAAATCGGCACGCGTAATGCGTAAGCATATTTATGCGGGCCCACGCACCTACACATTTCTCTATGATGGTAACTATTTTATCGACTTTTATCAAACATTTCATAGGCTCGTAGGTATAGTAATCCAAATTTGTAATATGAGTCATGTGTATcccattaaaaattatattcttaatatttccagtgttataatcaataaaaattgttatatcatGTAAATAATGCGTATTTTTACAGAAAGAATTCTTAGGGATCTCTTTGCTCTCTATAAGAGCAACCTGGATGAACTATGTCATTCGACGAACTATCGCTATAACAGAAATTTACATGATAACGTATTATCACAACGCATTCGTATATTATGACATTGGAATAAGAGGAACGATGTTCATCTCCTTATGAAAATCTTGGAGAGATTGTTCCCATCGTTCTTCAAAGTAAACACCTAATAAAAATTTAGCATTATTTCCAGTATTTACTGCCCACCGAAGATAATAAtccaaatataattttctttgtctgAAACAagatgtaattttaattttaagtaaataGAAGACGTACTGTGCTAGTTTTTTGTTTACCTCGCTCGTAAACGAGCCGCTCCAAATATTGCTCCTCCGATACACATTGGCAATTTTGTTTGAAGTGCTTCTACCCATTTCACTGTGACTTCTCCGAGCATCGTTGTAGGCATCAACAAAACTGCATGAGAGATATCGTGTATTTCACGATATCGTTGCATAACATATGCTTGCTCGACATCATCAATAAATCTCGTCGGTGTTCTAGAATCTGGTGTTACATTCTGGAAATGGTTTATCatgctaaaataaaatataaatctaaaaatatcgtgtctcaaatttaattaataaattaacaaacatTTCGCAAcataactttttcatttttcaaactGCATTGTTGCTTAGaacattcaaatatttaaaataataagacaGTAACAAGTAATCTTACGTTCACTTCCAAAAAGTTGCTATACGTTTTTCCAAGTGTGCCTTCTGGTAAATCTTTCAATAATGATAAATCAACAGTTGAAGTATTTATACGtggtttctcttttaaaatgcGTTGTCCTTCAGATGACTTCTGCATCTCATTTAGACAGTGCACAAGAGCATTTCCAGATGTAGTCTCTGCAAGACATGCTATCAGATCACCACGGGACGGATCGGCTAGTGATATAATCGCTGATCCTACGGAGAGGGCCGCTCGttgaaaggaagataaaaatatatgatgttTAGCATAATCTTCTTCAAAGGCTTTGTACGCAGAAAATCTTCGTACTGCTGAAATCTCTGAAACTGAGCAAGGTAAATGACAATTTGATACAAgttcttaataaataaagtttatttCTGTACAACTTATACACTTAGATAAAAATGAgattatgatatttattctCCTACAATGTACATGAGAGTGTTTGACTAAAATTGTGACCTTGGTAAAATTACCTTActaataattatctatctaATTGGGATTGTATTGCCACTATATTATTATGGCACTATAATCCTGGCGGTAACaatgattttctttactttggTATTTATTACAGTAAAATTGCTCATCTACATTTCCCTCTGTCACTCATAAACTTTCCATAACATTCAGGTGATTCATACTAGGAACATTAATAAAAAGCTACTTAACACAGAATTATCaatataagaaattatcaCCAttgttgtataatataaaaatatatacttaaaaaCTACTTTATAACTGTATATtccttaaaatattttacatggTTTCAGTTCACTGTTCACAACTCATTGTTCATTCGGCAAAAAAATTATCCAGATTTAGATTCAATGCAACAGTATCTCCAATTTAAatactatattaattttgtgcAAAAAGTATGTTAAAACACATGCtaaatattattgtacatCATACAGATTGTATTCTTGAACTTTCTTCCTGATTAATAGGGGAATATTTAGATTCTATTAATTCCTTCCTACGGAAGGTGACCCATGTATATACTAGACTACCGATTACACTTAAATTTAAACCTATAAAATTTAtccaagaaaatatataatcaccGCCAATTACCATACCAAGATAAGttacacaaatattttttaaacatccTATAATCGTTGTAGTCAGTGCAGAATTATATAGCGTGCAAAGGATAACACTATAAGACAATATAAAGCCCATCACACAGGACAAAGCAAATtgtaaaacgaataaaatatttgtccaATAAGGAAAGTCAGACACCATTTGAATATCTCCTGTCCACCATGCCATTATGATTGCTGGTATCACCATGAAGAGTGAGTTATAATACATCAATCCATATTTTCCCAGTTCCTTGGAATCCAGCTTTTTCTTCATATACACTCCATTTGCGGCAgtaaaaatatcattcaacAATATAAAGATGTAACCCTCAAGATTAAAGGCAAGATCGTTTAATGCAGCAATTAAGGCACCCAGCACCATCGTGTAGACGCTAAGCTGTATGGAAGCACGAGCCTTGATCCCAAGAATGTAGTATTCCGCGATCATTGTCATGAGGATACTGAATCGTCTTAGAGCAGTAAACATTGGTAGGCTGAGTTGTTTCGTACCACCCAATCCGAAGATCATGTTACCAATATATATCATCGGCAACGGCCAGATCTTAACGAACGTCGCGGCTTCGAGGTTAGGAAAGTCGACATAGTGTAACTTCTTCGCCAGGTAAAGAACGAAAATAGTGGCTAACATTTGTCCTATTCCCAAAACTTGAAAGGATGGGAAACCAAAGGTAGTAAGGACCATTTTGTTCACCACCGTTATCATAAACGACGATAGCCCATAAAACAGAGCTGAACCGACGCGTACAAACATCGCATTTTGTTGATTTATTagcatttttcaaatattattttcaataccCTCAACTAAATTATCGAAGATAAACGTTCATATGTTATAAATGccattttataaatgataataatataaatacaagtaCGTACACCGTAATAACCTTAGCATTTTCTCTCGTTCAGCTAGCCGACGAACTATCTGTAGAATCGtccataaatacatacatatattatctatagatgcactaaatatatgtgtaaaatatagattttaaatcgcattcatattttatttctataatgtAACAATGTGCGAAAATAAGCTTCTATTATtaacttaattatttaaacgaatttattataaaattctgcaaatttaaataatttacaaattttctacTAATCCAAATGATGTTTTGCATTCTGTTCCTAGATGGCGTTGCGAACGTTCAAAATGTCCTTACATTTTATTCATTGAATTCACCATACTAAAAAGCTATGAATAGGAGGTAGTGATGGCATGTGGTAATATCTAAAATTCGTGCAGGATTATTCCTGTATTTAGTAGATATATgttatctattaattttcttttaagattAGAGATATATTTGACATGCCGAAAgagtttaaaaattattgttatgcAACATTAATACTATGATAAAGTAGTAATACATGAAATAATGTAAGTTACTCAATATTCGAAcctttttttcgtaaataagTAATGATAGTTGAGATAttccgataaaatattttttttaattaaaaatatgatttattctgttatttttatagGATAAAATAAAGGACCTTTGATACATCATcgacaatatttttatgatgttATACTTTTTCACGCCACGAATATGTCGCAATTTACCATGCATTTCGACATCGAAACTATTAGCCACTTTGGTATgaataacttttaatatttatctattgtTAAGTAAAGCTCTATTGAGAATACtgtgtaaaaatattaatatttctagtATTCCACCAGTTCGAAACAGAAACCAAAAGAAATTGTACATATGCACGAACCATGCATAGAAATGACAGAAAAATATCGCAATGATATTGTTACTACAAATTCACAAATACCTTTACATCCTGACAAATATATTCTACCTAAAAATGCTAGTCTTAATAGTAACAAGGAAACCCGTCCATCTGAAGAACCAGAATGGAAACCTATGCAAGTAGAGCTTGCTCATCttcataaatattgtttaaaattatcgaaaattagaTTAACTTGTAAgtgatataatatagatttttatcatttcctttaaattattttaatataatattagcttagtacaaaaataattgcaGATTTTATACATCgtgtaaaatga carries:
- the LOC127066810 gene encoding ubiquinone biosynthesis protein COQ4 homolog, mitochondrial-like isoform X1, giving the protein MYLWTILQIVRRLAEREKMLRLLRFSEISAVRRFSAYKAFEEDYAKHHIFLSSFQRAALSVGSAIISLADPSRGDLIACLAETTSGNALVHCLNEMQKSSEGQRILKEKPRINTSTVDLSLLKDLPEGTLGKTYSNFLEVNNVTPDSRTPTRFIDDVEQAYVMQRYREIHDISHAVLLMPTTMLGEVTVKWVEALQTKLPMCIGGAIFGAARLRARQRKLYLDYYLRWAVNTGNNAKFLLGVYFEERWEQSLQDFHKEMNIVPLIPMS
- the LOC127066810 gene encoding ubiquinone biosynthesis protein COQ4 homolog, mitochondrial-like isoform X2 gives rise to the protein MLINQQNAMFVRVGSALFYGLSSFMITVVNKMVLTTFGFPSFQVLGIGQMLATIFVLYLAKKLHYVDFPNLEAATFVKIWPLPMIYIGNMIFGLAVRRFSAYKAFEEDYAKHHIFLSSFQRAALSVGSAIISLADPSRGDLIACLAETTSGNALVHCLNEMQKSSEGQRILKEKPRINTSTVDLSLLKDLPEGTLGKTYSNFLEVNNVTPDSRTPTRFIDDVEQAYVMQRYREIHDISHAVLLMPTTMLGEVTVKWVEALQTKLPMCIGGAIFGAARLRARQRKLYLDYYLRWAVNTGNNAKFLLGVYFEERWEQSLQDFHKEMNIVPLIPMS